tttttttttgaatttttgaatttaatgttaaattaattcgaaaacaaaaaaaaatgttttttacaaGGTGTTTGAGTTCTGCTTTGCTAAGATTAAATCAAGAGAAATTAAGACTCATACCAAAAACTTGAgcaaattagctcaatatactAAAGTTAGTGGGATACCATAGAATGGGGAGAAAATGGTAATGATGGGGGGAAGAAAATTGGTGGAAAATATGGTATGAAGTGTAAATAGGGTAGATTTGGTGTGTAGGGAGTACAAATTCTCAAAACTTTATGCATAATTAACGATATACAAATTTGTACTGAAATTTACTGTGCATCTTTTTTTTGACTATGCTATCCCTACATGAACATAATGCACTCTACAAGGATGATAGGAGAAATCTTGTTTAATGTTTTTGGTAAGTCCTTGTAAGGcattagaccatctccaacccatacctattttttcctctataattcccacaaaaatagagtaactctattatagagtaagttttgctccaatggtttactctataatagagttaatctatttttgtgagaattatagaggaaaaaataggtATGGGTTAGAGATGCTCTACAATGTTCGTTATCTAACTACTGGACTGTGAAAACAAGTGCTACTAACTCTTGGCTAGCTAATAAACTAATCAAGATGCATGGGGAAGTGTATACCTGGATCAAATTGCGTGTAGGTGATGGAGAAAATTGTCGCTTCTGGAAAGAAGACTGGTCCCCCTTTGGATCACTGCAAGACTACTTTTACAGCACATCAGCCTCGAGGCAGGGTATTCCTATTGATGCTACTCTGTCGGATCTCAATCGATCGGGCAACTGGGCTCTTCCTAGAGCTCGCTCGGAGGCTATGTTACAAGTTCAAACAGCCCTAACAACTATGTCCCTGCAAGAAGGATTGGAGGACGGTTATGATTGGATTGTTGCAGGCGCCCTTACTACCAGTTACAAAACTACAGATGTTTATTGGGAGCTAAAAGGAGTAGAAGCAAAAGAACCTTGGGCAGCCATTGTCTGCACAAAAGGAGGTATCCCTAAACACAGCTTTCTGGTTTGGTTATTTGTATTGAATAGATGCCCAACTCGTGATCGCCTCCTTACTTGGGGTCTGCCTGTTGACGGTAACTGCTTGCTGTGTAACTTGTAGCCTGAATCTAGAGATCACTTGTTCTTCCAATGCCCTTACTCATGGAGAATCTGGTCGGAGATGGCTCAAAGATGTTCATTCATCCCCTCACAATCCTGGCAGACAACTCTTAATCAACTGATGGGTCTTACATGGAACAAACATACCAGACGCCTCACCCTATTATGCTGGCAAGCCGTGATCTATATGCTGTGGCGAGAACGCAACCAGCGACTTCATATTCAGCGATTCCAGTCATCAGATACGCTGCAAATTGCCTTGGATCGGCTCATAAGGGACAAAATACTCAGCTTAAGATCCTCTTCACCTTTGCTCTCCTCCTCCCTCATGCAGAAATGGTTTGCAACGAAGCGATGAAAGCTAGAACCGTAATCACTGACCCTTCATTTTTCGTAAATGGGCTTGGCCCAATTCTACCTTCTGATCTAAATTTTGGGTTTCAACTATGTATGAGTTTCATAATGTGCATTATGTCTGACTATAGCAGTATGCttgtaaaacttttattttcctTTCTGCAATTTTAATATGAATGCCTTCAGTCAAAAAGTGGAtctaagaccatgattatcccTGATCCTAAATGGGGTTCTTAAGTTTAATAAGTgatttaaataaatcaaaaaaaaagagaagttaTCGATCCTTAGATAAGGAGTTTGGTGACCGATTATTAAGAAGGTTTTCCACCCACATGTCagcaaaagagagaaaatattttttttctattttcaattttttttcttttcttttctcactTCGTTCTCTGtaatctcttcctcttctttcgtCTGTGAATCCCCCAGTAAGGTTAGTATCATCATCTTCCACCAGAAGAAATCGATATCTCAAAAGATCGTCTCCGTCATGGATCCTCCGCAGAGCGCATCCACCACCTCAGGATCGGTCTGAACCTATCTTTCGTTATTTCTCGTCGCACATGATGCATGTGGCCCTCCCTCTCTTTGCGCTCGGCACCAAGCTCTATTTCATTTTCTAAGGTGAATCAATCAGCTAATTTCAATTATTTGATTTGTGTGTGAAAAGCTATAAAGTAATGGAAATTTAATGTTTCTCTTTCGAAGATTTAGCAAACTCGTTACTAGTAAAATCAATTGAGTGTTTCTCTATTTCGTTTTTCTCCAGTTTGTGTTATTAGTGAAATCAATTGAGTGTTTCTCATGCGTTGATATAGGAAGTTGAaaatttttattctttctctgtTTACTACATACGGGTAGAAACATAAAGGAGACGTCTTTGTCCTTTTGTTTTGAGTCTTGATTTCACTCTAGTGTATCGTTTTTGATTAAGAGTATTTTAATCTTGAGTAGGGGCAATAAAGATAAAATCTTTGAAGTTAGTAGCAGAACCAGCTACATAAGAGGATGGGAGCATCAGAGGCTCTAACTGATACATCGAGCCTATACGATGTGGGCAACGTTGAATTTTCCGACACGTATACGATGCTTACCGTGACAAATGCACTTGCATCGGTCCAGAATGTGAGTCTCGCCTTCTCTCCTTTGCTTATGTGTTTGATTGATGCTATTTATGTTCATGCTTTATGACTCTACGTTGATGTTCTTATGACTCATGATGTCTGTGGCCCTGGTGCTTTTGGTATCTTCAAGAGAGTGTTCGGTGACAAGGCTAAGGTAATGCATCCAgtgatctctttttttttgctctgtttcttgTGGTAGTACGTAGCAGTTTAGTGTAGCGGAAGTAACGATAGTAACCGATAACGCGAAGGTAACGTTGAATTCTGAGAATGCCTGTTATCTAAGCCTTCTTAAAGCCGTTGAATTCTTATAGAATACCCGGAGATAAGGTTTCAAGAGTTTGTTAACACCAAAGCTCTAAGTATATTAATCAATAATACAAAAGTTGTATCTCTCACAAAGCCGAGAAGATACTATATATAAGTAAATCAAATTCCTAAACTTAAAGAGATTAGATCAATTGATCTTTATCTAAAACATAAAAGGAAACAAggaaataaaaccaaaacagaGTAGGAGTAGGATGTACGCTACATCAGGCCTCCCCCCGTAAGCTCATCCTCAGCCGGCTCAAACTTGAACAGGTGTTTGACGTTAAACACATCAGCCGTGTGCACATGAGgcggaagaagaagacgatagGCATTAGCATTTATCTTCTCAACAATCTCCACTGGTCCAATCTTCCTATGCTTCAACTTGTTGTATGCCCCGACCGGAAACCGTTCCTTCGTGAGAATGGCCCAGACAAAGTCGCCTACTTCAAAATGTAGCTCGCGACGGCGTTTATCAGCAGCTCGCTTATACTTAAGAGTAGTACCGGCCAGATTATCGCTAGCACGAGCGTGAATACTCGTCAGTTCATCGACCAGTTCCTGCGCTCTCCCATGAAACTCGCCTGGCTGTGGCACCGTTGTTAAACCTAACGGACCGCGCGGAGTCACACCATACACAACTTTGAAAGGTCTATACCCAAGGCTGCGATTGTGAGCATGGTTATGAGCAAATTCAGCCTGACATAACACCGAATCCCATGACCGTAAGTTATCACCCACCAAGCAACGTAACATATTGCCCAGACTACGATTAACAACCTCTGTTTGTCCATCGGATTGGGGATGAAAAGCAGAACTTATGTCTAAACTTGTTTTAAAAAGTTTCCACAGAGAACGCCAAAAGTGGCTAATGAAACGTGAATCTCTGTCTGAGATGATAGACACCGGAAGGCCATGTAGCCGATAGATCTCGCGAAAGAAAAGGGACGCCACTTGCACCGAATCCGTGGTCTTCTTACACGGCAAAAAGTGAGCCATCTTTGAAAAGTGATCAACCACAACAAAAATAGAATCTTTGCCGCGTTGCGTACGAGGAAGCCCAAGGACAAAGTCCATGCTTATATCACTCCACGGTTGCGTCGGTATTGGAAGTGGAAGATAGAGACCCGCGTTGGTCGCATGACCTTTCCCACGCTGACAAGTAGCACAACGAGTCACAAATCGTTCGACATCTCGCCGCAAAGTTGGCCAAAAGTACGAATCTGTAACAAGTTTCAAAGTTCGATCCCGCCCAATGTGCCCTTCGCCATGTAACTCTTTGACCAGTTGCAATCGCAGACTGCACTCCGGGACACAAAGGCAATTGTCCTTAAAGAGGAAACCATCCACTAAAGAGAAATCAGACCGTTTACTAAGCGCAAGATCTTGCCAGACAGCCGCAAAGTATGAATCAGTCGCGTACAAGTCTGCGTGGACGGAGACGCTGAGCGTGGCGACCAAGGAATGCTGGCTACTTAACGTGTCTGCCACTTTATTAAGTTTTCCGGACTGGTGCTTGATAACAAAAGTGAACTGTTGTAAATAAGCTGTCCAGGAAGCATGTCGAGAAGAGATTTTATCCTGAGTGCCCAAGTACTTTAGTGCCACATGATCGGTAAACAAGACGAACTCCTTGTGAGTAAGGTAGTGACATTAATGCTTGATGGCTTGGACGATTGCATAGAACTCTATATCATAGGTGCTAGGCGTGGGCGTTTTATACTGTAACCGAAGCCCAAAGTGGAACCCGAACCGAAGTCTCGGTATTGGACCGGTAACGGGCCTTAGCAAAAAACCGAATGGATTTTGTAGCCCACGAATTTCGGTTATGGTCTGGTTCGGTTGAAAACTGAAATCAAAACAAGTAACCGAACAATACCGAGCATTTATAAAACTGTATCATGTATACATACATTCATTTACACTTATACACGCGAAAGAAAACAGTCTCTTCGTTTCTTGTACGCGTGAgccgacgaaccctaattcccaaaaaaaaaatctctcgatAATTAATTATCATCACTCAAAAGCTCAAACTGGCCTCTATAAATCAGTTagcttctccatcttcttcttcttcatccaagCATTCCAGAATCCAGTCACAGGTATTGTCTCTCTTTGATTATTGTCTGTCTCTTTTTTCGATTCCTTAGTGAATTAAGTCAAATCGATTATAATTATGGTTCGTAATCGTTATGGAACATATGAATTTGTGTTTGGTTTTTCATGTCTACTTAATTGATTTTTGTGTTTGTGTCTACTCTAattgattttgatattttgctTACTTTCGTTTTGCAGATGGATTCTACATCATCTTTTAACCGAGAAACCGACAACATGGATGATGCAGGCAACATTCAAACACCGGATAGTATTACCGGCAAGAGAAAAGAAACCGAGAGAGCGAGTGGAGCGACAAACAATGTGAAGCGCATTCTCCCAACAAGGTCCAAAGTGTGGGAACACTACACAAGAACGAAGGAAGATCGAAACAAGTGTGTATGCAACTACTGCCAGAACACATTTTCCTGTCTCACAAGCTCAGGGACCTCAAATCTTAAGAGCCATCTTGAGAAATGCAAGAGTCATCTTGCTTGGTCGGATGGACAAGAAGATAAGCAGCCAACCATTGACGATGCAGGGAAACTTAAGAAAGCAAAGTTGACTGAAGCTCAGTTGAGAGAAGCCACAAATCAGATGATTGTCTTAGGACAATTGCCGTTGTCATTTGTTGAAAGTGTAGCTTGGAGACATTTCTGTAACAAGgtacttgtgtttttttttctcatgttCTTTGCCcgtcaattatattttttgttcatgttAAATTGTAACTAATATCTTATCTCTTCTATGTTTGTAGGTTAACTTTGGATACACTCCTCATTCAAGAAGAACTGGAACTAAAGACATTATCAAGATGTATGTGGAAAGGAAAGAAGCACTCAAGAAATAGTTCTTGTCTAACAATCAACGAGTATCTTTGACAACAGATATTTGGGTCTCCCCAACTACAGGTAATCTGTTACACATTTTCTGATTCTTTATACACATTTTTGATTCGTTTATACATCATGGAGTTCTTACTGGTTATTGTATATAGGTGCGAGTTACATGGTCATCACAGTGCACTATGTTGATGCTTCTTGGCGGTTGAAGAAGCTGATCATTGGGTTCAAACACATCACAGATCACAAAGGTCAGACTATATCAAATGTTCTACTCGAGTGCTTGTCTGACTGGGGAATCATAAATGTTTTCTGTATAACTGTTGATAATGCGACTGCCAATAGTTCAGCGTTGAGGAAGTTTCAGAGTAGTTTTGCTTTAGGTTCTGATCAGGCTTTTGTGTTAGATGGAGAGTTTTTACACATGAGATGCAGTGCCCATATCATTAACTTGATAGTTAGAGATGGAATGGCTGAAATAGATCAGAGTGTAGTTGCTATCCGTAATGCTGTCTCTTATCTTAGATCACATACTAACAAGTTGAGATCTTTTGAGCTAAAAGTTGACTCCGGTAAGATTACAAGGGGAAGTCTTCCGTTGGATGTGAAGACAAGGTGGAATTCAACTTATCTAATGTTGACAACAGCTCAAAAGTTCAAGGTGGCTTTCGATAAGATGGAAGCAGAAGACAGGCTCTACAATGATCACTTCTCTGAGTTTGAAAATGGAGCATCAAGGGTCGGGCCTCCTCAGCAAAGGGATTGGAGTGCTGTTGAGAAGTTATGTCAATTTCTTATCATCTTCTACAACTCGACACTGGTGGTCTCGGCTTCAACTTCACTCAATTCACATAAGTGCTATGGTGAGATTGTAACCATTGCGACTAATCTATTAGAACTCTCCAGCAGCCCTGATTCTGAGATGAGGTCTAAAGGCGTCAGATATGCTCAAGAAGTTTGAGAAGTATTGGGATGGtatgaaaaatattaacatGATGTTAATTGTGGCCACTGTTTTCGACCCCAGCAACAAGTTGGAGCTTGCCAAGATGTGTTTTGAAGAGTTATATGGGCTAGAGACTACTGAGTATAAGGAGATGTATGACTCCTTGATTTGTGTCTTGAGGAGTTTGTTCAGAGAGTACAGTTCAAGACATGGAGCCGCTGGAGCCGCGCTTAATCCAAGTGACCAATCTTCCCAGTCTAACAACTCAAGTAAGTCTAGAGACCAATGTATTGAAAGGATGGATCTTGTGGACGACTGTGTGGGTTATAAACGAATGGACGTCAGGTACAAGCAGAAACTCAACGAAATAGGGGTTAGAGAAAGAAGGATGAGCTGGAAACATACCTCAAAGAGTCTGTGGAACATCCTGACCTGATGATTGGAATGGAGTATGATGTGCTCTCATGGTGGAAAAAGAACTCAGCTAAGTATCCTATCTTGTCTTCGGTTGCTCGGGATGTCTTGGCTTTACAAGTCTCGTCAGTTGCTTCAGAGAGTGCCTTTAGTACATCTGGTCGGCTTCTCGAACCACACCGGAGCTCTCTCACCCATTACATGGTGGAGGTTTTAATGTGCACAGAGCAGTGGTTGAAGCAAGACATAAAGATGGAGTCAAGAGTGCTTTCAAATGCTCAGATACTAGCTGATCTTGAAGAAGTGGACATGCTTGAAAGAGGTAATAATATCATATACTTTCAATCTTCTTTTCTATCATATGAATGTTCAGTTTTAAATTAGTAATCGGTTTTGAACTTTGTGTTTGCAGAGTGTGGAGACACAATAGTTCCAGAAGAAGACTAAGGCTTTGTTGCTGCTTAAGAAGATCATGGCTATGTGAAcactttgtttctttgtttcggTTTGAGgtttatgcttttttttttgcaatttgaTCACTTTCTTTCGGCTTGAATGTTGGTTTTAAGTTTAGACACAAATTGTCTTGTTTTGTTGTGTCTAAAAATTTTCAGTTGGGTTTTGGTGTGTTTGAACTCGTTTTGTTTCAATGAAATTTTCGGATGTTCGGTTTAGTTTGGTGTATTTCGGTTTGTTTGGTTATTTATGATTGAATTTGGTTGTTACAAACCGAAACCGCACCAGATCCAAAGTGTTATCGGTTTGTAGCGGATTTTTGCCTGCTtcatccgaaccgatccgaaaccgGTTGATTCCGAACCGAAACCATACCGAATTATAGAAAAAACCGAATGGTACTTGTACACTATGAACCGAAAGTCCGAAAAACCGAttcaaccgaaccgaaaccgaacggtggaccgaacgcccaggcctaatAGGTGCTGTAACGAGCCCGAGCACCGGCCAAATTATCACTATAGTACGCGACTGGCCGCCCATGTTGACTCAAAACCGCGCCGATACCTAGCTTCGAAGCATCACAATGCAACTCAAAAGGAGAATCGAAATCAGGCAGTACCAATATGGGAGCAGTCGTGAGTTTGTCTTTGATTACTGCGAATGCTGCATCTGCTTCCGAGGTCCAAGCAAACGACGTTTGCTTCATGCAATCGGTAATAGGATCCATGAGAGCACTGAAGTTATGAACAAAACGCCTATAGAATGAAGCGAGGCCATGAAAGCTTCTGACCTCTGTGATAGTTATTGGCGTTGGCCATGAGACTACAGCCTCGACTTTCTGGGGATCGACTCTCAATCCTGCCGCGGAAACGACGTAACCAAGAAACAATACTTCAGAAGCACCAAACTCGCACTTTTGCTTTGCGATATATAAGTTTTCTTTACGCAAGGCAAGTAGCACGTCACGTAGGTGAGAAAGGTGATCGTTGAGTGTGTTGCTGAAGATGAGGATATCATCAAAATACACCACGACAAAACGTCCAATGAATGGCCGTAGAGCTTGATTCATTACTCGCATGAAAGTACTTGGAGCATTAGAAAATCCAAACGGCATTACTAGCCACTCGAAAAGTCCTTCGCGAGTTTTGAAAGTTGTCTTCCATTCGTCTCCTGGTCGAATTCGAATCTGATGATAACCACTTTTAAGGTCTAATTTGGTAAAAATAGCCGCTTTCCCTACTTGATCAAGGAGATCATCCAACTGAGGTATGGGAAACTGTACCGTGTAGTTATTTATTGATAGCTCGGctatcaacacacatgcgccacgACCGGTCCTTCTTTGGAATAAGCAACGCTGGAACCGCGTACGGGCTTAAGCTCTCACGAACATAACCCTTGATCAGTAAGTCTTCAACTTGTCGTCGAAGTTCTTCGTGCTCCTCCGGACTCATACGATAATGTGCTCGATTCGGTAGGACGGCGTTTGGTACGAGGTCAATATGATGTTGTATGTCCCTCAATGGGGGTAAAACTGCTGGCAATTCATCCGGAAAGAGATCCTCGAACTCTTGTAGGATTGGTGAAAATGCCGGTGGGCAAGGGGTTGGGTGGGACGGCGTTGGGTTAGCCGCGACCAAAGCAAATAGTGGTCGGGTGTCTTGAAGCTCCTGTTCGAACTGGGACTTCGATATGATTAACAAATTCTGTTTTGAAATTGTTGTTGGTGTCGCGGGTTAGTTGCTCGTATGATCAGTGTCTGGCGATGGAAGTAGTGTGATCTTGCGGCCTTCGAACATAAAAGAATTGGTATTTGTCTTGCCGTTGTGGATCACTTCGCGATCAAATTGCCAAGGGCGACCGAGGATAATATGAGATACGTCCATAGGAGCGATATCACAATATAAATCATCCTTGTAGAATGAACCAATGGAGAGAGACAGCAGAGTTCGTTTGGAAACGAAAACCTCAGCCCCCGTTTGCATCCATAGGAGGCGGTATGGGTGTGGGTGTGGGTGTGGTTCGGGTTTAAGGGCGAGCTTACGAACGGCTTTTTCAGAAACCACGTTTGCCGAGCACCCAGAGTCAATCACAAAGCGACATATCTTGCCCTTGACTGTACAGGTTGAGCTAAATAAAGAGGTTCGTTGCCATGCTTCATCTGTCTTCGGAGCGAGACAGTTGCGGCGGAGCATGAGAAACGTTCCCGTATCGCCATGTATCGGTGGAACAGAACATCGTTGTTATCAAGGTATGGTGGTTTTGAAAATTTCCATGGAGTGAAAACTGTGAATCCCTATCTTGCTTGCATGTGAATAAAGTTTCATTTCTCATCTTTAGGCTAATCATGACTACAAAGGTGTTTGCCATGTTGCGTTTGCACAAGAAGGTCATTGCAGGCCAGGAGAGGTAACAATCTCTCTCGCTGGATATGATTGGctttgtttggtttggttcggttctatatgttgttgttgttacgattaatatttttttccttacgATAGGTTTGGTTAAGAACAGACTCACACGCATGTACTGCTGGAGCATTTCATCAGTTTGCTAAGGGATTGGAAACACTGATGCAGGCTTTGTGTTAGGCACTGGACAAATCCTTCTCAAGGTTTGTTaagaaaagtttattttttttaagaaacccaaattaagaaactaccatTGTAGCTCAAAAAttaagttaaaatttattagttaaataattattaaagtgTATTTAAAAAACCTTATAAGTTTTTAGGGATAATCAAATTAAGTTCTTTATTACCAAACGCAAGGATAAACGTGGATGACCGCATCAAGACATGTTACTAATCCCGAAACCTTAAGCAAACTTCAATATTGTATGTAATAAAGAACACtacaaataatacaatatagAATAATATAACTATTAATTTATCTTTAAGAAACAAATGTCAAACCATAGAGTAACATCATTTTTTTCTGAAGAAAAGGTACTAACATCATTTTCTCCCTTTCTTTTATTGCTAAGACGGCCGAATGAGATAATAACTGAACAAAAACTACAATTTCACAAAACTGGACGACTGCTAAAAAGTATAAAATGGTACCATTCTATCGTTTTGGGGATTACTAATCAGacttttaaataatattctagTCGTATACTATTGATCGCATATGTATTAATACAAAGATAttcttttttgtcaacttaCAAAGAGTTATTCATTTATACATTTtagttgatttataattttaaatttaacaaatagatttttgaTTAGTATTTGCAAATCCATATGATTTCTTTcaggtttatgtttttttttttttgtatttttaacatagTGATGTATAAAACCAAGAAACCTAAGATGTCATTTTCCTTGTTAACCACTATATGCAACCACTCCATACTTCCATTCCGTGACAACCTAGAAAACTAAAACACATCTGTATTATAAGAATATTAACATCATTAAGCGTTGTCCAAAAAAATAACATCATTAAGCCAGCTAATTGCATTTCTTATGATTCAATGGGACATCTCAGACTCTTTTCCTCCGTATATATAGGATATGACCTCatatatatgatgataaaaCGCACGTTTCATTTGACATCTTATAAAACTATACAAGTAGTTTAACACCTTCAAACTAAGAACAATCACAA
The nucleotide sequence above comes from Brassica napus cultivar Da-Ae unplaced genomic scaffold, Da-Ae ScsIHWf_361;HRSCAF=568, whole genome shotgun sequence. Encoded proteins:
- the LOC125603615 gene encoding uncharacterized protein LOC125603615; protein product: MDDAGNIQTPDSITGKRKETERASGATNNVKRILPTRSKVWEHYTRTKEDRNKCVCNYCQNTFSCLTSSGTSNLKSHLEKCKSHLAWSDGQEDKQPTIDDAGKLKKAKLTEAQLREATNQMIVLGQLPLSFVESVAWRHFCNKVNFGYTPHSRRTGTKDIIKMYVERKEALKK